Within Micromonospora narathiwatensis, the genomic segment TGCGGGCGCGTCCGTCACACCTGCGCGTCCACGGCGGACAGTCGCCGGTCGGCAAGCAGACGCCCAGCCTGATCGGCCGACGGGTCGGCGCGGCGCGCTGCACGCTGGAGACCGTGGTCGAGTTCGATCCCGTCAACCACCGGCACCTGGCCGGCCTCACCGCCTACTACAACACCCTGAACTGGCACTACCTCTACCTGACCCGGGCCGACGACGGCCGGGCGGTGCTGGAGTTGCTCAGCTGCGACCAGGGCCGCCGGCGCGTCCACCCGGACTTCACCGTCGATGTCGCCGACGCCGTCCGGGTCGGCCTGCGGGCGGAGTTCGACGGGCCGGTGGTGCGCTTCGGCTACGACCTCGGCGCCGGCTGGCGGGAGCTGCCGATGGAACTGGACGCGACGATCCTGTCCGACGAGCACGCCGCGATGATCATCGACGGCGAGCCGGCGGCCTGGGGTTTCACCGGCGCCTTCCTCGGGCTGTGGGTACAGGATCTCGGCAACGACGGCGTCTACGCCGACTTCGACCACGCCACCTACCTCGAGCACTGACCCCTCCGCCGCCACGGACCCGTTGACGCACGCCATCGACCTCCGCACGTCTGTGGCGTCACCCGCACCACCCCACGTTCCCGTGCCCTCGACCCAGTCGACCCCGCCCCGGAAGGAACACCATGAAGCTGAGACGCTGGCTCGCCGCCGGCGCGGTCGCCGTCGCGACCGTCGCCGCCCTCAACGTCACCCCCGCCACGGCGGGCCGCCCGTACGACCCCGCGGCCCAGAGCCTGCGCGACCTGGCCATCCGCCACGGCCTGTACGTGGGCACCGCGGTCGACATGGCCGTCCTCAACGACGCCGCGGACCCGCGCTACCGCGAGCTGACCGCGTCGGAGTTCTCCACCGTCACGGCGGAGAACGTGATGAAGTGGGAAAGCCTGGAGCCGACCCGCGGCAGCTACAACTGGGGGCCGGCCGACGAACTCGTCGCCTTCGCCCGCCAGCACAACCAGCGCGTACGAGGTCACGTGCTGGTCTGGCAGAACCAGCTGCCGAGCTGGTTGACCAGCGGGGTCGAGAACGGCTCCATCAGCAAGGCGGAGCTGCGCCAGATCCTGCGCAACCACATCACCAACGTGGTCACCCACTTCAAGGGCCGCATCTGGCAGTGGGACGTCGTCAACGAGGCGGTCAGTGACCCCTGGGACAACCCGTCGACCCTGCACTACAAGGGCTTCTGGGCCCAGCACCTCGGGCCGGACTACATCGCCGACGCCTTCCGTTGGGCCCGTGCCGCCGACCCGAAGGCGCTGCTGTTCTACAACGACTACAACATCGAGGCCTTCGGCTCCGGCAACCCGGCCAACGACAAGACCCAGTTCGTGTACGACATGGCCCGCGACCTGCTGGCCAAGCGCGTGCCGATCGACGGTGTCGGCAGCCAGGGCCACCTCGGCACCCAGTACGGCAACTACGACACCCTCCAGGTGGCCGCGGCGCTGAAGAAGTTCGCGGGGCTGGGTCTGGCCACCGCGTTCACCGAGGTCGACGTGCGCAGCCAGCTCACCGCGGGGGTCCAGGCGGGCGACTCCGCCGAGATCAACCCCCGGCTGCAGGCGTCCGCGGCGAACTTCAGCGTCCTGCTGCGGGCCTGTCTGGCCGAACGGCACTGCCTGTCGTTCACCCTCTGGGGCTTCACCGACCGGCACTCGTGGGTGCCGGGCTGGTTCTCCAACCCGCCGGAGGGCCTGGCCACGGTGTACGACGAGAACTACCAGCCGAAGCGGGCGTACCAGGAGATCAAGGCCGACCTGATCTTCGCCGGGCCGCCCTACGTGCTGCCCCGGGCGGTGCAGACGCCCCGCCGGTAGACGCCAACCGACGGCGGGGCGGTCAGCCGACCGGCCCCGCCGTCGCCCCGTCGCCGCCCAGCGGGTGGCAGGCCGCCTACCCGGCGGAAAGCTCCGAAAATTCCGGAAGTTGGTTCCAGCGCGGCGCGGCGATCTCGGCGGCGTACCGGGCCAAGTGGCCGGCTCCGGCCGGCGTACCCTCGCCCGGTCCCGCTGCAGGCCACATCGGATCGTTGGCGCCCCGGGCAGTCCGGTGTACCGGTCGCCACGCCGGCCCCGCGACGCCGTCCGCAGGCACCGACGGCCGCTGGATACGACGCGATCGTGAGTTGAGAATTCGGTACCGTCCCGGTACTTTTTCGGGAGAGATGGCTTTCGATCAGCTCACGGTGAACGGGAGACGATCCCGGTACGCGCGGCCCCCGGGCAGCCGCGCAGCGAGCCGACCACCGTGGCGGGCAGCGGTCGAAGCACCTTCCTGATGCCACACAACTACGGAAAGGTTTCCTGATGGACAAGGTGCTAGCCCGCGGCAGCGGGAGCTCGGTGGCCCGGCCACGCGCGCGTACCGCCCTCGCGACGGCGGTGGCCGGTGCGGCGGTGATCGCCGGGACGGTGGCGGTCGCGTCCAGCGCCAGCGCCGGCACGACCCTGGGTGCCTCGGCGGCGGAGTCGGGCCGCTACTTCGGCACGGCGGTGGCGGCGAACAAGCTGTCCGACAGCACGTACGTCGGCATCCTGAACCGCGAGTTCAACATGGCCACCCCCGAGAACGAGATGAAGTGGGACGCCACCGAGCCGTCCCAGGGGCAGTTCAACTACAGCAACGCCGACCGGATCGTCAACCACGCGCAGGCCAACGGGATGCGCGTACGCGGGCACGCGTTGGCCTGGCACTCGCAGCAGCCCGGCTGGGCGCAGAACCTCAGCGGCACCGCGCTGCGTCAGGCGATGACCAACCACGTCACCCAGGTGGCCACGTACTACAAGGGCAAGATCTACGCCTGGGACGTGGTGAACGAGGCGTTCGCCGACGGCGGCACCGGCGCCCGCCGCGACTCGAACCTCCAGCGCACCGGCAACGACTGGATCGAGGTGGCCTTCCGGGCCGCCCGGGCCGCCGACCCCGGCGCCAAGCTCTGCTACAACGACTACAACACCGACGGGCAGAACGCGAAGTCCAACGCCGTCTACGCGATGGTGCAGGACTTCAAGTCCCGGGGCGTGCCGATCGACTGCGTCGGCTTCCAGTCCCACTTCAACAGCGCCTCGCCGGTGCCCAGCGACTACCAGGCCAACCTGCAGCGGTTCGCCAACCTCGGCGTCGACGTGCAGATCACCGAGCTGGACATCGAGGGCTCCGGCACCGCCCAGGCCGACAACTACAACCGGGTCGTCCGGGCCTGCCTGGCCGTGTCCCGCTGCACCGGCATCACCGTCTGGGGCATCCGTGACTCCGACTCGTGGCGGGCCAGCGGCACCCCGCTGCTCTTCGACGGTAGCGGCAACAAGAAGGCCGCGTACACCTCGACCCTGAACGCCCTGAACGGCGGCGGCACCACGCCGCCGCCCACCACCGCTCCCCCGACCACCGCTCCCCCGACCACCGCTCCGCCGACGACGGCCCCGCCGACCACCCCGCCGCCGTCGGGCACCGGCTGCACCGCGACCCTGTCCAACAACCAGTGGCAGGGCGGCTTCGTCACCAACGTCACCGTCCGGGCCGGCACGAACCCGGTCAACGGGTGGGCCGTCACGCTCACCCTGCCGGGCGGCTCGATCATCACCAACACCTGGAGCGCCCAGCCCAGCGGCACCAGCGGCACCGTGACGTTCCGCAACGTCGACTACAACCGCACCATCGCTGCCGGCCAGTCGACCGAGTTCGGCTTCCAGGGCAACGGCACCGCACCCACCGGCACCGCCACCTGCAGCGCGAGCTGACCCACCCGGGGCCCGGCGCGGAAGCCACCGCGCCGGGCCCCGTCCTGGTTCGTTCGGCCGGCGTCGCGGGAGCCGACGATTCCGCCGGCATCCACTGACATCACGTGTCAGCGGTACGGCCCTAGCGTGCCCGCCATGACGAACACCGATTTCGACTTCCTGGCCGGCCAGTGGAACAGCCGCCAGCGCCGACTGGTCGAGGTGCTGGCGGGATGCGACGAGTGGTACGAGTTCGACGCGACGCTGGACTGCCAGGTGCTGCTCGACGGCGGCGGCGTCTTCGACGTGCTCCGCGCGCCGGAGCGCGACCTGGAGGGCCTCACCCTGCGGTTGTACAGCCCGCAGGAGCGGGTGTGGCGGATCTGGT encodes:
- a CDS encoding endo-1,4-beta-xylanase, which codes for MKLRRWLAAGAVAVATVAALNVTPATAGRPYDPAAQSLRDLAIRHGLYVGTAVDMAVLNDAADPRYRELTASEFSTVTAENVMKWESLEPTRGSYNWGPADELVAFARQHNQRVRGHVLVWQNQLPSWLTSGVENGSISKAELRQILRNHITNVVTHFKGRIWQWDVVNEAVSDPWDNPSTLHYKGFWAQHLGPDYIADAFRWARAADPKALLFYNDYNIEAFGSGNPANDKTQFVYDMARDLLAKRVPIDGVGSQGHLGTQYGNYDTLQVAAALKKFAGLGLATAFTEVDVRSQLTAGVQAGDSAEINPRLQASAANFSVLLRACLAERHCLSFTLWGFTDRHSWVPGWFSNPPEGLATVYDENYQPKRAYQEIKADLIFAGPPYVLPRAVQTPRR
- a CDS encoding endo-1,4-beta-xylanase produces the protein MDKVLARGSGSSVARPRARTALATAVAGAAVIAGTVAVASSASAGTTLGASAAESGRYFGTAVAANKLSDSTYVGILNREFNMATPENEMKWDATEPSQGQFNYSNADRIVNHAQANGMRVRGHALAWHSQQPGWAQNLSGTALRQAMTNHVTQVATYYKGKIYAWDVVNEAFADGGTGARRDSNLQRTGNDWIEVAFRAARAADPGAKLCYNDYNTDGQNAKSNAVYAMVQDFKSRGVPIDCVGFQSHFNSASPVPSDYQANLQRFANLGVDVQITELDIEGSGTAQADNYNRVVRACLAVSRCTGITVWGIRDSDSWRASGTPLLFDGSGNKKAAYTSTLNALNGGGTTPPPTTAPPTTAPPTTAPPTTAPPTTPPPSGTGCTATLSNNQWQGGFVTNVTVRAGTNPVNGWAVTLTLPGGSIITNTWSAQPSGTSGTVTFRNVDYNRTIAAGQSTEFGFQGNGTAPTGTATCSAS